Proteins encoded by one window of Arachis hypogaea cultivar Tifrunner chromosome 1, arahy.Tifrunner.gnm2.J5K5, whole genome shotgun sequence:
- the LOC140181183 gene encoding uncharacterized protein, producing MSSKNFFKARTILAPTLDIIEEVNNHLMAIIPVEELLNIINCSNLPPHKLILKIDVPVMLLMNVDHSSGLCNGTRLQVRKLENHVIECEVLMGNNVGHIALISRMNMVPTNETVPIRFQRR from the coding sequence atgTCTTCAAAGAATTTTTTCAAAGCAAGGACTATACTGGCTCCCACACTGGACATCATTGAAGAGGTCAACAATCATCTGATGGCTATCATTCCTGTTGAGGAATTACTGAATATTATAAATTGCTCTAATTTGCCTccacataaattaatactcaaGATTGATGTTCCAGTGATGTTACTAATGAATGTTGACCATTCTAGTGGTCTTTGTAATGGTACAAGGCTACAAGTTAGGAAGCTTGAAAATCATGTCATAGAATGTGAAGTTTTAATGGGTAACAACGTTGGTCATATTGCTTTGATTTCAAGAATGAATATGGTACCAACAAATGAAACTGTCCCAATTAGATTTCAACGAAGATAG